Proteins encoded by one window of Danaus plexippus chromosome Z, MEX_DaPlex, whole genome shotgun sequence:
- the LOC116777847 gene encoding vacuolar protein sorting-associated protein 45: MNVIQAVKMYIIKMTEESGPGMKVILMDKETTSIVSMVFSQSEILQKEVYLFERIDSHSKWDDLKHMKCIVFLRPTSENIALLSRELKSPKYGAYFIYFSNVVSKADIKTLAECDEQETVREVQEVFADYLAVDRHLFSFNIVSCLHGRSWKQHHLQRCSQGLLALLLSLKRRPIIRYEASSEACARLAERVKELIRREAVLMDNNIPFNGDIPPPQLLVLDRRDDPVTPLLHQWTYQAMVHELLTIDNNRVSLAGVQDAPKDLKEVVLSSEQDEFYAKNLYSNFGEIGQTMKSLMDEFQKKAKNHQKVESIADMKNFVETYPLFKKMCGTVTKHVTVVGQLSSVVGSRRLLQVSELEQELACHADHTRHLQRLKAMLSDEAIAGTELVKLVCLYALRYEKHAANALPALIDSLKGRGAEHRTPALLLEYGGAHARQSDLFGLQDAAKITKRLFKGLSGVENIYTQHTPLLKDTLEDLIKGKLRENLYPAVGGELLNRRPQDIIVFIVGGTTYEEALCVHQINQSYPGVNVVLGGTTIHNSTTFLNEVKEAMHGQHRTHTRHIRNL; encoded by the exons atgaacGTAATTCAAGCTGTTaagatgtatataataaaaatgacggAAGAGAGTGGACCTGGAATGAAAGTTATACTTATGGATAAAGAaaca ACCAGCATAGTCAGTATGGTATTCAGCCAATCTGAAATACTCCAAAAGGAGGTTTACCTTTTTGAAAGGATTGACAGTCACTCGAAATGGGATGACTTAAAACACATGAAATGTATTGTATTCCTGAGAcctacatccgaaaatattgcATTACTTTCAAGGGAGTTGAAAAGCCCCAAATATGGTGCTTACTTTATAT attttagcAATGTTGTTTCCAAAGCTGACATCAAGACGTTAGCTGAGTGTGATGAGCAGGAAACAGTGCGTGAGGTTCAGGAGGTGTTTGCTGACTACCTGGCTGTGGACCGACATCTGTTTTCTTTCAACATTGTTAGTTGCTTGCatg gtCGTTCATGGAAACAGCATCACCTTCAGCGGTGTTCACAGGGTCTGTTGGCTCTACTGCTGTCCCTCAAGAGACGTCCAATCATCAGATATGAAGCTAGCTCTGAAGCCTGTGCACGTCTCGCAGAACGGGTCAAAGAACTGATAAGAAGAGAGGCAGTTTTGATGGACAATAACATACCATTCAATGGTGATATACCACCGCCGCAATTGCTGGTGCTGGACAGAAGAGATGATCCCGTTACACCATTGTTACATCAG TGGACATACCAGGCTATGGTCCACGAGTTGCTAACCATCGATAACAATCGCGTCAGTCTCGCCGGGGTTCAGGACGCACCCAAGGACTTGAAGGAGGTTGTACTATCATCAGAACAAGATGAGTTCTACGCTAAG aatttatattctaatttcGGTGAAATCGGTCAAACGATGAAATCTCTGATGGATGAGTTCCAAAAGAAGGCGAAGAACCACCAGAAGGTGGAGAGTATTGCTGACATGAAGAACTTCGTGGAAACTTATCCTCTGTTTAAG AAAATGTGCGGTACTGTTACGAAGCACGTGACAGTGGTAGGTCAGCTGTCATCAGTGGTGGGGTCACGTCGCCTGCTGCAGGTCTCCGAGCTGGAACAGGAGCTGGCGTGTCACGCGGACCACACCAGACATCTGCAG CGGCTCAAAGCCATGTTATCGGACGAGGCCATCGCCGGGACGGAGCTGGTGAAGCTCGTGTGTCTGTACGCGCTGCGCTATGAGAAACACGCGGCCAACGCGTTGCCGGCTCTCATAGACAGTCTCAAGGGTCGGGGGGCGGAGCACCGGACGCCCGCGCTACTACTGGAGTACGGAGGGGCGCACGCTCGCCAGAGCGACCTGTTCGGACTGCAGGATGCCGCCAAGATTACTAAGAGACTTTTCAAG GGTCTCAGTGGCGTGGAAAACATCTACACTCAGCACACGCCGCTGCTCAAGGACACTCTGGAAGACCTCATCAAAGGGAAACTGAGAGAGAACTTGTATCCTGCAGTGGGAGGAGAGCTTCTCAACAGGCGACCCCAAGACATCATAGTCTTCATAGTAGGAGGAACCACATACGAGGAGGCGCTGTGCGTCCATCAAATAAACCAGTCCTACCCTGGAGTGAACGTGGTGCTCGGTGGTACCACCATACACAACTCCACCACATTCCTTAATGAGGTGAAGGAGGCTATGCACGGACAACACAGGACACACACGAGGcatattagaaatttataa
- the LOC116778150 gene encoding ataxin-2-like protein isoform X1, with product MNNKRKNRQGPPRSPRGRVVAEGVYNNAHFMHAATSHVGDIVQVLTQSGSLWEGVFKTFSAQFEVVLEVAHRVDQEGGIAVDSVVEKLIFKPQDVVSIRAKDSDLEYATHDVFQTDSAISNKFNGNGRSVEERHLEPWHGEGDSGDAPIVNGDTRLEELEGDHRANGWDANDMFRKNEEVYGVHSTYDHSLAGYTLPLQRKDTQDYREAEAKAEEIAAEIESAASYKARMDLENGDEEERFAAVVRPDTGKYVIPNKRKNLQSGKLVKPSNNGGNPSAGAGGAKPPAFAHPAKEKEHRPPRHHLTPPSDRRPEEQQSAASPVSLPSNPAVPAIPPAGGSSGASSKSYAAQAGGYHAPPFPHHHQHPPPHQHHHHPQSSSGKINGEQRAAPLPRQGFPPHHHHNPPPGAENHSRARLHNPEPRRQDEVQELRKFGQEFKLVSSPAPHAPAHTPQPQPHTQPPQTHPHAHPHAHSQQHPQQHSQTHSHTSQSTSSAPSSSGSSSPPEVSANSGSPSTPPKRDRPHKHDPPALPPALPPTPQPGPPSQHHKPPSGSKPEEGEESPDSSPPATSPGVERVPVKKSTLNPNAKEFNPSAKTFTPRSPTTPGHSRPHTPGTPVGVGSGVGVGGMGVGVGGLSVVGAGVSYVAAPPPPQHMVAAVPAYAMVAAAAAAAQQPPAYIPHPHPMEIPCECRQYAPPLFVLDKRERETLYGAAMGGGAVAGGGGQHAPMQPPQRNFRKGSGVQVAAATGQPLLTPAPMQPFVPYPHPHPAHPAHPAQPALQYQHMVRMYSGGGVGVGGVGVGGGVGVGGGVGEYAPPAPSPAAASPALYPPPSPAHTPHPHPHPHPHPHHHYQQPPFQVLCPLMGPGGAHHHHHHPHVAYLNHAPPTASPPHHPHPVQQVLVPQSSGAHHPHPA from the exons CATCGTCCAGGTTCTCACCCAGAGCGGGTCTCTCTGGGAGGGAGTCTTCAAGACGTTCAGCGCACAGTTTGAG GTGGTGCTTGAAGTAGCCCACCGCGTGGACCAAGAGGGCGGTATCGCAGTGGATTCTGTAGTAGAAAAGCTGATCTTCAAGCCCCAGGATGTTGTCTCCATCCGAGCCAAGGATTCGGATCTTGAGTACGCGACCCACGACGTGTTCCAGACGGACAGCGCTATatcgaataaatttaatg GTAATGGCAGATCAGTTGAAGAGCGCCATCTGGAGCCGTGGCATGGGGAGGGAGACAGCGGGGACGCGCCAATCGTTAACGGGGATACCAGGCTCGAGGAGTTGGAGGGAGACCATCGTGCCAATGGCTGGGACGCTAACGACATGTTCAGAAAGAACGAGGAGGTGTACGGAGTACACAGCACATACGACCACTCGCTGGCCGGGTACACGTTGCCACTGCAGAGGAAAGACACCCAGGACTATAG AGAAGCAGAAGCCAAAGCCGAGGAGATAGCAGCAGAAATTGAAAGCGCTGCATCTTACAAGGCGAGAATGGACCTGGAGAATGGTGACGAGGAGGAGAGATTCGCGGCAGTGGTCAGACCTGACACTGGGAAGTACGTCATACCTAACAAGAGGAAGAATTTACAG TCGGGTAAGTTAGTGAAGCCCTCAAACAACGGCGGTAACCCGTCCGCGGGAGCTGGAGGGGCGAAGCCGCCTGCCTTCGCCCACCCAGCAAAAGAAAAGGAACACCGTCCCCCCAGGCACCACCTCACCCCACCATCTGACAGAAGACCAGAAGAACAACAATcg GCCGCGAGTCCAGTATCACTACCATCAAACCCGGCTGTGCCCGCCATCCCACCGGCTGGCGGCTCGTCGGGTGCTAGCAGCAAGAGTTACGCGGCGCAGGCGGGCGGCTACCACGCGCCGCCCTTCCCTCACCACCACCAGCACCCTCCACCGCATCAGCACCACCACCACCCACA aTCATCTAGTGGTAAAATAAATGGTGAGCAAAGAGCCGCTCCCCTGCCTCGACAAGGTTTCCCACCGCATCATCATCAC AACCCACCTCCGGGCGCCGAAAATCACTCCCGCGCTCGCCTCCACAATCCCGAACCACGAAGGCAGGATGAAGTACAG GAGCTTCGAAAGTTTGGTCAAGAATTTAAGTTGGTATCGTCACCTGCGCCGCACGCTCCCGCCCATACGCCTCAGCCGCAGCCGCACACCCAGCCACCACAGACACACCCCCACGCGCACCCTCACGCGCATTCACAGCAGCATCCACAGCAACACTCACAAACACACTCGCACACATCGCAGTCGACATCTTCAGCGCCCTCG TCATCTGGCTCGTCGAGTCCTCCGGAAGTATCAGCCAACTCTGGTTCGCCTTCCACTCCACCTAAACGTGATCGTCCACATAAACATGACCCGCCAGCGCTACCACCTGCTCTGCCGCCGACACCCCAGCCTGGACCGCCTTCACAACATCACAAG CCACCATCAGGATCAAAGCCGGAGGAGGGCGAGGAGTCTCCAGACAGTTCCCCACCAGCTACTTCTCCGGGCGTGGAACGTGTGCCCGTCAAGAAATCTACCCTAAATCCTAACGCCAAGGAATTCAACCCAAGCGCAAAAACGTTCACACCTCGTAGCCCCACAACACCAGGACATAGCAG aCCACACACGCCGGGAACACCAGTGGGTGTGGGCTCAGGCGTGGGTGTAGGCGGCATGGGTGTCGGCGTGGGCGGCCTGAGCGTCGTGGGCGCCGGGGTCAGTTACGTCGCCGCGCCGCCGCCGCCACAACACATG GTGGCGGCGGTACCGGCGTACGCGATGGTGGCCGCGGCTGCTGCTGCCGCTCAACAACCTCCAGCATACATACCTCACCCTCATCCA ATGGAGATCCCGTGCGAGTGTCGCCAGTATGCGCCGCCTTTGTTCGTGTTGGACAAGAGAGAGAGGGAGACG TTGTACGGCGCAGCGATGGGCGGTGGTGCCGTGGCTGGCGGCGGCGGACAACACGCTCCCATGCAACCACCCCAGAGAAACTTCAGGAAGG GTTCAGGGGTGCAGGTGGCTGCAGCGACCGGCCAGCCACTCCTGACCCCCGCTCCCATGCAGCCCTTCGTGCCGTACCCACACCCTCACCCCGCGCACCCAGCACACCCCGCACAGCCTGCGCTCCAGTACCAACACATG GTACGCATGTACAGCGGCGGCGGCGTGGGTGTAGGTGGTGTGGGCGTTGGCGGTGGTGTGGGCGTCGGTGGCGGCGTGGGCGAGTACGCGCCGCCCGCACCCTCCCCGGCAGCTGCCTCCCCCGCCCTATATCCGCCGCCATCACCCGCACACACCCCGCATCCTCATCCTCACCCACATCCACACCCGCACCACCACTACCAACAACCTCCATTTCAG GTTCTGTGTCCCCTGATGGGACCGGGCGGCGcgcaccaccaccaccaccacccgCATGTTGCATACCTCAACCATGCGCCACCCACCGCCAGCCCGCCCCACCACCCGCACCCCGTGCAG CAGGTGTTGGTGCCGCAGTCGTCGGGCGCCCATCACCCCCACCCGGCCTAG
- the LOC116778150 gene encoding ataxin-2-like protein isoform X3 has translation MNNKRKNRQGPPRSPRGRVVAEGVYNNAHFMHAATSHVGDIVQVLTQSGSLWEGVFKTFSAQFEVVLEVAHRVDQEGGIAVDSVVEKLIFKPQDVVSIRAKDSDLEYATHDVFQTDSAISNKFNGNGRSVEERHLEPWHGEGDSGDAPIVNGDTRLEELEGDHRANGWDANDMFRKNEEVYGVHSTYDHSLAGYTLPLQRKDTQDYREAEAKAEEIAAEIESAASYKARMDLENGDEEERFAAVVRPDTGKYVIPNKRKNLQSGKLVKPSNNGGNPSAGAGGAKPPAFAHPAKEKEHRPPRHHLTPPSDRRPEEQQSAASPVSLPSNPAVPAIPPAGGSSGASSKSYAAQAGGYHAPPFPHHHQHPPPHQHHHHPQSSSGKINGEQRAAPLPRQGFPPHHHHNPPPGAENHSRARLHNPEPRRQDEVQELRKFGQEFKLVSSPAPHAPAHTPQPQPHTQPPQTHPHAHPHAHSQQHPQQHSQTHSHTSQSTSSAPSSSGSSSPPEVSANSGSPSTPPKRDRPHKHDPPALPPALPPTPQPGPPSQHHKPPSGSKPEEGEESPDSSPPATSPGVERVPVKKSTLNPNAKEFNPSAKTFTPRSPTTPGHSRPHTPGTPVGVGSGVGVGGMGVGVGGLSVVGAGVSYVAAPPPPQHMVAAVPAYAMVAAAAAAAQQPPAYIPHPHPLYGAAMGGGAVAGGGGQHAPMQPPQRNFRKGSGVQVAAATGQPLLTPAPMQPFVPYPHPHPAHPAHPAQPALQYQHMVRMYSGGGVGVGGVGVGGGVGVGGGVGEYAPPAPSPAAASPALYPPPSPAHTPHPHPHPHPHPHHHYQQPPFQVLCPLMGPGGAHHHHHHPHVAYLNHAPPTASPPHHPHPVQQVLVPQSSGAHHPHPA, from the exons CATCGTCCAGGTTCTCACCCAGAGCGGGTCTCTCTGGGAGGGAGTCTTCAAGACGTTCAGCGCACAGTTTGAG GTGGTGCTTGAAGTAGCCCACCGCGTGGACCAAGAGGGCGGTATCGCAGTGGATTCTGTAGTAGAAAAGCTGATCTTCAAGCCCCAGGATGTTGTCTCCATCCGAGCCAAGGATTCGGATCTTGAGTACGCGACCCACGACGTGTTCCAGACGGACAGCGCTATatcgaataaatttaatg GTAATGGCAGATCAGTTGAAGAGCGCCATCTGGAGCCGTGGCATGGGGAGGGAGACAGCGGGGACGCGCCAATCGTTAACGGGGATACCAGGCTCGAGGAGTTGGAGGGAGACCATCGTGCCAATGGCTGGGACGCTAACGACATGTTCAGAAAGAACGAGGAGGTGTACGGAGTACACAGCACATACGACCACTCGCTGGCCGGGTACACGTTGCCACTGCAGAGGAAAGACACCCAGGACTATAG AGAAGCAGAAGCCAAAGCCGAGGAGATAGCAGCAGAAATTGAAAGCGCTGCATCTTACAAGGCGAGAATGGACCTGGAGAATGGTGACGAGGAGGAGAGATTCGCGGCAGTGGTCAGACCTGACACTGGGAAGTACGTCATACCTAACAAGAGGAAGAATTTACAG TCGGGTAAGTTAGTGAAGCCCTCAAACAACGGCGGTAACCCGTCCGCGGGAGCTGGAGGGGCGAAGCCGCCTGCCTTCGCCCACCCAGCAAAAGAAAAGGAACACCGTCCCCCCAGGCACCACCTCACCCCACCATCTGACAGAAGACCAGAAGAACAACAATcg GCCGCGAGTCCAGTATCACTACCATCAAACCCGGCTGTGCCCGCCATCCCACCGGCTGGCGGCTCGTCGGGTGCTAGCAGCAAGAGTTACGCGGCGCAGGCGGGCGGCTACCACGCGCCGCCCTTCCCTCACCACCACCAGCACCCTCCACCGCATCAGCACCACCACCACCCACA aTCATCTAGTGGTAAAATAAATGGTGAGCAAAGAGCCGCTCCCCTGCCTCGACAAGGTTTCCCACCGCATCATCATCAC AACCCACCTCCGGGCGCCGAAAATCACTCCCGCGCTCGCCTCCACAATCCCGAACCACGAAGGCAGGATGAAGTACAG GAGCTTCGAAAGTTTGGTCAAGAATTTAAGTTGGTATCGTCACCTGCGCCGCACGCTCCCGCCCATACGCCTCAGCCGCAGCCGCACACCCAGCCACCACAGACACACCCCCACGCGCACCCTCACGCGCATTCACAGCAGCATCCACAGCAACACTCACAAACACACTCGCACACATCGCAGTCGACATCTTCAGCGCCCTCG TCATCTGGCTCGTCGAGTCCTCCGGAAGTATCAGCCAACTCTGGTTCGCCTTCCACTCCACCTAAACGTGATCGTCCACATAAACATGACCCGCCAGCGCTACCACCTGCTCTGCCGCCGACACCCCAGCCTGGACCGCCTTCACAACATCACAAG CCACCATCAGGATCAAAGCCGGAGGAGGGCGAGGAGTCTCCAGACAGTTCCCCACCAGCTACTTCTCCGGGCGTGGAACGTGTGCCCGTCAAGAAATCTACCCTAAATCCTAACGCCAAGGAATTCAACCCAAGCGCAAAAACGTTCACACCTCGTAGCCCCACAACACCAGGACATAGCAG aCCACACACGCCGGGAACACCAGTGGGTGTGGGCTCAGGCGTGGGTGTAGGCGGCATGGGTGTCGGCGTGGGCGGCCTGAGCGTCGTGGGCGCCGGGGTCAGTTACGTCGCCGCGCCGCCGCCGCCACAACACATG GTGGCGGCGGTACCGGCGTACGCGATGGTGGCCGCGGCTGCTGCTGCCGCTCAACAACCTCCAGCATACATACCTCACCCTCATCCA TTGTACGGCGCAGCGATGGGCGGTGGTGCCGTGGCTGGCGGCGGCGGACAACACGCTCCCATGCAACCACCCCAGAGAAACTTCAGGAAGG GTTCAGGGGTGCAGGTGGCTGCAGCGACCGGCCAGCCACTCCTGACCCCCGCTCCCATGCAGCCCTTCGTGCCGTACCCACACCCTCACCCCGCGCACCCAGCACACCCCGCACAGCCTGCGCTCCAGTACCAACACATG GTACGCATGTACAGCGGCGGCGGCGTGGGTGTAGGTGGTGTGGGCGTTGGCGGTGGTGTGGGCGTCGGTGGCGGCGTGGGCGAGTACGCGCCGCCCGCACCCTCCCCGGCAGCTGCCTCCCCCGCCCTATATCCGCCGCCATCACCCGCACACACCCCGCATCCTCATCCTCACCCACATCCACACCCGCACCACCACTACCAACAACCTCCATTTCAG GTTCTGTGTCCCCTGATGGGACCGGGCGGCGcgcaccaccaccaccaccacccgCATGTTGCATACCTCAACCATGCGCCACCCACCGCCAGCCCGCCCCACCACCCGCACCCCGTGCAG CAGGTGTTGGTGCCGCAGTCGTCGGGCGCCCATCACCCCCACCCGGCCTAG
- the LOC116778150 gene encoding ataxin-2-like protein isoform X2 translates to MNNKRKNRQGPPRSPRGRVVAEGVYNNAHFMHAATSHVGDIVQVLTQSGSLWEGVFKTFSAQFEVVLEVAHRVDQEGGIAVDSVVEKLIFKPQDVVSIRAKDSDLEYATHDVFQTDSAISNKFNGNGRSVEERHLEPWHGEGDSGDAPIVNGDTRLEELEGDHRANGWDANDMFRKNEEVYGVHSTYDHSLAGYTLPLQRKDTQDYREAEAKAEEIAAEIESAASYKARMDLENGDEEERFAAVVRPDTGKYVIPNKRKNLQSGKLVKPSNNGGNPSAGAGGAKPPAFAHPAKEKEHRPPRHHLTPPSDRRPEEQQSAASPVSLPSNPAVPAIPPAGGSSGASSKSYAAQAGGYHAPPFPHHHQHPPPHQHHHHPQSSSGKINGEQRAAPLPRQGFPPHHHHNPPPGAENHSRARLHNPEPRRQDEVQELRKFGQEFKLVSSPAPHAPAHTPQPQPHTQPPQTHPHAHPHAHSQQHPQQHSQTHSHTSQSTSSAPSSSGSSSPPEVSANSGSPSTPPKRDRPHKHDPPALPPALPPTPQPGPPSQHHKPPSGSKPEEGEESPDSSPPATSPGVERVPVKKSTLNPNAKEFNPSAKTFTPRSPTTPGHSRPHTPGTPVGVGSGVGVGGMGVGVGGLSVVGAGVSYVAAPPPPQHMVAAVPAYAMVAAAAAAAQQPPAYIPHPHPMEIPCECRQYAPPLFVLDKRERETLYGAAMGGGAVAGGGGQHAPMQPPQRNFRKGSGVQVAAATGQPLLTPAPMQPFVPYPHPHPAHPAHPAQPALQYQHMVRMYSGGGVGVGGVGVGGGVGVGGGVGEYAPPAPSPAAASPALYPPPSPAHTPHPHPHPHPHPHHHYQQPPFQVLCPLMGPGGAHHHHHHPHVAYLNHAPPTASPPHHPHPVQFLREGETRFW, encoded by the exons CATCGTCCAGGTTCTCACCCAGAGCGGGTCTCTCTGGGAGGGAGTCTTCAAGACGTTCAGCGCACAGTTTGAG GTGGTGCTTGAAGTAGCCCACCGCGTGGACCAAGAGGGCGGTATCGCAGTGGATTCTGTAGTAGAAAAGCTGATCTTCAAGCCCCAGGATGTTGTCTCCATCCGAGCCAAGGATTCGGATCTTGAGTACGCGACCCACGACGTGTTCCAGACGGACAGCGCTATatcgaataaatttaatg GTAATGGCAGATCAGTTGAAGAGCGCCATCTGGAGCCGTGGCATGGGGAGGGAGACAGCGGGGACGCGCCAATCGTTAACGGGGATACCAGGCTCGAGGAGTTGGAGGGAGACCATCGTGCCAATGGCTGGGACGCTAACGACATGTTCAGAAAGAACGAGGAGGTGTACGGAGTACACAGCACATACGACCACTCGCTGGCCGGGTACACGTTGCCACTGCAGAGGAAAGACACCCAGGACTATAG AGAAGCAGAAGCCAAAGCCGAGGAGATAGCAGCAGAAATTGAAAGCGCTGCATCTTACAAGGCGAGAATGGACCTGGAGAATGGTGACGAGGAGGAGAGATTCGCGGCAGTGGTCAGACCTGACACTGGGAAGTACGTCATACCTAACAAGAGGAAGAATTTACAG TCGGGTAAGTTAGTGAAGCCCTCAAACAACGGCGGTAACCCGTCCGCGGGAGCTGGAGGGGCGAAGCCGCCTGCCTTCGCCCACCCAGCAAAAGAAAAGGAACACCGTCCCCCCAGGCACCACCTCACCCCACCATCTGACAGAAGACCAGAAGAACAACAATcg GCCGCGAGTCCAGTATCACTACCATCAAACCCGGCTGTGCCCGCCATCCCACCGGCTGGCGGCTCGTCGGGTGCTAGCAGCAAGAGTTACGCGGCGCAGGCGGGCGGCTACCACGCGCCGCCCTTCCCTCACCACCACCAGCACCCTCCACCGCATCAGCACCACCACCACCCACA aTCATCTAGTGGTAAAATAAATGGTGAGCAAAGAGCCGCTCCCCTGCCTCGACAAGGTTTCCCACCGCATCATCATCAC AACCCACCTCCGGGCGCCGAAAATCACTCCCGCGCTCGCCTCCACAATCCCGAACCACGAAGGCAGGATGAAGTACAG GAGCTTCGAAAGTTTGGTCAAGAATTTAAGTTGGTATCGTCACCTGCGCCGCACGCTCCCGCCCATACGCCTCAGCCGCAGCCGCACACCCAGCCACCACAGACACACCCCCACGCGCACCCTCACGCGCATTCACAGCAGCATCCACAGCAACACTCACAAACACACTCGCACACATCGCAGTCGACATCTTCAGCGCCCTCG TCATCTGGCTCGTCGAGTCCTCCGGAAGTATCAGCCAACTCTGGTTCGCCTTCCACTCCACCTAAACGTGATCGTCCACATAAACATGACCCGCCAGCGCTACCACCTGCTCTGCCGCCGACACCCCAGCCTGGACCGCCTTCACAACATCACAAG CCACCATCAGGATCAAAGCCGGAGGAGGGCGAGGAGTCTCCAGACAGTTCCCCACCAGCTACTTCTCCGGGCGTGGAACGTGTGCCCGTCAAGAAATCTACCCTAAATCCTAACGCCAAGGAATTCAACCCAAGCGCAAAAACGTTCACACCTCGTAGCCCCACAACACCAGGACATAGCAG aCCACACACGCCGGGAACACCAGTGGGTGTGGGCTCAGGCGTGGGTGTAGGCGGCATGGGTGTCGGCGTGGGCGGCCTGAGCGTCGTGGGCGCCGGGGTCAGTTACGTCGCCGCGCCGCCGCCGCCACAACACATG GTGGCGGCGGTACCGGCGTACGCGATGGTGGCCGCGGCTGCTGCTGCCGCTCAACAACCTCCAGCATACATACCTCACCCTCATCCA ATGGAGATCCCGTGCGAGTGTCGCCAGTATGCGCCGCCTTTGTTCGTGTTGGACAAGAGAGAGAGGGAGACG TTGTACGGCGCAGCGATGGGCGGTGGTGCCGTGGCTGGCGGCGGCGGACAACACGCTCCCATGCAACCACCCCAGAGAAACTTCAGGAAGG GTTCAGGGGTGCAGGTGGCTGCAGCGACCGGCCAGCCACTCCTGACCCCCGCTCCCATGCAGCCCTTCGTGCCGTACCCACACCCTCACCCCGCGCACCCAGCACACCCCGCACAGCCTGCGCTCCAGTACCAACACATG GTACGCATGTACAGCGGCGGCGGCGTGGGTGTAGGTGGTGTGGGCGTTGGCGGTGGTGTGGGCGTCGGTGGCGGCGTGGGCGAGTACGCGCCGCCCGCACCCTCCCCGGCAGCTGCCTCCCCCGCCCTATATCCGCCGCCATCACCCGCACACACCCCGCATCCTCATCCTCACCCACATCCACACCCGCACCACCACTACCAACAACCTCCATTTCAG GTTCTGTGTCCCCTGATGGGACCGGGCGGCGcgcaccaccaccaccaccacccgCATGTTGCATACCTCAACCATGCGCCACCCACCGCCAGCCCGCCCCACCACCCGCACCCCGTGCAG TTTCTGAGGGAGGGTGAAACGCGGTTTTGGTGA
- the LOC133320022 gene encoding retinol dehydrogenase 11-like → MIIIIVTWIGALLFLIKILNKLSTGKCYSDTVMSGKVVVVTGASGGIGFETALELARRGAKVIVACRNHEKGQTAVRRIIKRTNNNRIHYIHLDLTSLQSIRNFVDQFKSREAKLDVLINNAGAILTSRERTEDGILKDLQINYFGPFLLTVLLVPKLKKASPSRVVIVSSSWHKFGTVNELNSDRHGYIQAYANSKLCNIMFCKELSKRLEGTGVVVNSLNPGLVNTSLYRSSTALEKLRSLMLYAFFKTPEEGAQTSLYLAVDVECDQVTGKYFEDCKEARPSYKTDDEETRDKLWELSKDLVKLTPEEISQCFNDTT, encoded by the coding sequence atgatcatCATAATAGTAACATGGATAGGAGCATTGCTATTtctaataaagatattaaacaaaCTGTCCACCGGGAAATGTTATTCGGATACTGTAATGAGTGGAAAAGTGGTTGTGGTGACCGGAGCTAGCGGTGGAATCGGCTTCGAGACGGCACTAGAGCTGGCGAGGAGGGGAGCCAAGGTTATCGTAGCGTGCAGAAACCATGAGAAGGGTCAGACAGCTGTTCGCAGAATCATCAAGAGGACCAATAATAATAggatacattacatacatttagaTCTCACATCTTTACAATCAATAAGAAACTTTGTAGACCAGTTCAAGTCAAGAGAAGCTAAGCTAGATGTTCTCATCAACAACGCCGGCGCTATACTGACATCCAGGGAGAGAACTGAAGACGGTATCCTGAAGGATTTGCAGATCAATTACTTCGGACCGTTTCTATTGACCGTACTACTGGTGCCGAAGCTGAAAAAGGCATCGCCTAGTCGTGTAGTCATCGTGTCGTCCTCGTGGCATAAATTCGGTACAGTCAATGAACTGAACAGCGATAGACATGGTTATATACAGGCGTACGCTAATAGCAAGTTgtgtaatattatgttttgtaaGGAGCTGTCCAAGCGTCTGGAGGGCACGGGAGTGGTTGTCAACAGTTTAAACCCCGGCCTCGTGAACACATCTTTGTACAGAAGCTCAACAGCCCTGGAGAAGTTGAGGAGTTTGATGCTATACGCTTTCTTTAAAACACCAGAAGAGGGCGCGCAGACGTCTTTATATTTAGCTGTCGATGTCGAATGCGATCAGGTTACCGGAAAGTACTTCGAAGACTGCAAGGAAGCTCGACCGTCCTATAAGACTGATGATGAAGAGACAAGAGACAAGTTGTGGGAATTATCAAAGGATCTCGTAAAATTGACACCGGAGGAAATCAGTCAATGTTTTAATGATACCACATGA